Proteins from a genomic interval of Trifolium pratense cultivar HEN17-A07 linkage group LG6, ARS_RC_1.1, whole genome shotgun sequence:
- the LOC123892847 gene encoding flocculation protein FLO11-like: MMNGRYGRESLYGSINHNRRSNTFNHSNGVSNHDDNSLDLFSNNRRSLSLPSSDDSSDVSVKLGRLSVGAAKPARNGIEDMLSSVEGGKHDYDWLLTPPGTPVFPSSESESQSTLAPPRRSLSRSTSTTKASRLSVSQSESNNHSSRPARSSSVTRPSVSTSHSQYNNNYSSNRSNSANILNTSSASVSSYIRPSSPVTRSTPSARPSTPTSRQTASRSSTPSRIRSVSTSSAVEKPRPTSQSSRPSTPSSRPQVPANLHSPSAPSTRSLSRPSTPTRRSSIPSLSPSSTISSSISAGRPSLSGRSSAPSSRASSPSPRVRAPPQPVVPPDFPLDTPPNLRTTLPDRPLSAGRSRPGAGTLKGNNSEPQASVNMPRRHSSPIVSRGRSTEPVSKSRGFANGHQADVLEPRKVSHAPEVVSRRSVKASTTAPDNSGFGRTISKKSLDMAIKHMDIRNGSGNRALSSTTLFPQSIRNSTPKSQSYRGSSAPPTSIEVNRNLLNKNNGNHFDVVNGINRNMIKGREIDERQYAAKLSEIDIYESSRYDALLLKEDLKNTNWLHSADDKIDQGSLLFDNGFENLPEPFGLL, translated from the exons ATGATGAATGGAAGATATGGAAGAGAGTCTCTTTATGGATCCATTAACCATAACAGAAGAAGTAACACTTTCAATCATTCTAATGGTGTTTCCAACCATGATGATAACTCTCTTGATCTCTTCTCTAACAATCGTCGTTCTCTCTCTTTACCTTCTTCAGATGATTCTTCTGATG TTTCTGTGAAATTGGGGAGACTCTCGGTTGGAGCAGCGAAACCGGCTAGAAATGGGATTGAGGATATGTTGTCATCTGTAGAAGGAGGAAAGCATGATTATGATTG gCTTCTCACTCCCCCGGGGACCCCGGTTTTTCCATCATCAGAAAGTGAATCACAATCAACCTTGGCGCCTCCAAGAAGAAGTTTGAGTAGATCAACTTCTACTACTAAGGCCTCAAGG CTTTCAGTATCACAATCTGAAAGCAACAATCACTCTAGTAGACCAGCAAGAAGCAGTTCAGTGACTCGCCCTTCGGTCTCCACTTCACACTCACAATATAACAACAActattcttcaaacagatccaACTCCGCAAATATCCTTAACACAAGCTCAGCCTCAGTTTCATCTTACATTAGGCCATCTTCTCCTGTTACCCGCTCGACACCTTCGGCAAGGCCTTCCACTCCTACTTCCCGTCAAACTGCATCAAGGTCCTCGACACCCTCTAGAATACGTTCAGTTTCTACCAGCTCTGCTGTGGAAAAACCTAGACCAACGTCACAAAGCTCAAGGCCATCCACTCCTAGTTCTAGGCCTCAGGTTCCTGCAAACTTACATTCCCCATCTGCACCATCAACTCGGTCATTGTCCCGTCCTTCTACTCCAACTCGTAGGAGTTCAATACCCTCTTTATCTCCTTCGTCTACAATAAGTTCTTCAATTTCAGCCGGACGTCCTTCATTGAGCGGACGTAGTTCGGCACCATCATCACGGGCAAGCTCACCAAGTCCACGAGTCCGAGCCCCGCCACAGCCAGTTGTTCCACCTGATTTCCCCCTTGATACACCACCAAACCTTAGAACAACATTACCTGATAGGCCACTATCTGCAGGCAGGTCCCGTCCTGGTGCAGGCACTTTGAAGGGAAATAATTCTGAACCTCAAGCGTCAGTTAATATGCCAAGGCGACATTCATCTCCTATTGTCAGTAGGGGAAGATCAACAGAACCTGTCAGTAAAAGTCGTGGCTTTGCCAATGGCCATCAAGCTGATGTTCTTGAGCCGAGGAAAGTGTCACATGCTCCTGAGGTAGTTTCAAGAAGATCGGTTAAGGCCTCAACCACTGCACCTGACAACTCTGGATTTGGGAGGACTATCTCAAAGAAATCCTTGGATATGGCTATCAAGCACATG GATATAAGGAACGGCTCAGGAAATCGTGCACTATCAAGCACCACACTCTTTCCGCAAAGTATTCGAAACTCCACTCCCAAGAGCCAATCTTATCGTGGTTCAAGTGCTCCACCAACATCTATCGAAGTGAACAGAAACCTCCTAAACAAAAACAATGGAAATCATTTTGATGTGGTAAACGGTATCAATAGAAATATGATAAAAGGAAGAGAGATAGATGAAAGACAATACGCAGCAAAACTGAGTGAAATTGACATCTACGAGAGTTCTCGTTACGATGCATTGTTGCTTAAAGAAGATTTAAAGAATACAAACTGGCTACATAGTGCTGATGATAAAATTGATCAAG
- the LOC123892844 gene encoding FT-interacting protein 3-like, which yields MNSLKLGIEVIGAHDLVAKDGQGSSTTFVELEFDDQKFRTTTKDKDLSPIWNEIFYFNITDPSKLPNLNLDACIYHYNNKSNASKIPLGKVRLTGTSFVPYSDAVVLHYPLEKKGIFSRTKGELGLKVFIIDDPSLRASNPLPAMQEPFVNNVINSTDESLAQDQIPASFTNQILNNVFKKKNESVHTFHNLPKSNDGKEKKSNVTFGMHEMKSGQSAPKVVKAFAGGAAASAMDYGVKETSPSLGGGKVVGGRILRGSNKPPSSTYDLVEPMEYLFVRVVKARDLPRMDLTGSLDPYVVVRLGNFKGTTKHFEKNQSPEWNQVFAFAKDNQQATTLEVVVKDKDTILDDLVGTVRFDLYDVPRRVPPDSPLAPQWYRIVNKKGEMMNTGEIMLAVWKGTQADEAFSDAWHSDSMSPTGSFPANYTQIRSKVYTSPRLWYLRVKVIEAQDLVSPDDKSRAPDAYVKLQHGNQIFKTKPVQSRVNNPRWDQGTLFVAAEPFEEPLIITVEDKNETIGNVIIPLNTVDKRADDRTIRTRWYPLLKSMSSAMEDGEKKKKEKDKDKFASRIHVSVYLDGGYHVLDESTYYSSDLRPTSRQLWKKPIGVLELGILNADVQPTKSRDGRGISDVYCVAKYGHKWVRTRTVVGNLNPKFNEQYTWEVYDPSTVLTLGVFDNGQLNDSNDSKDSKIGKVRIRLSTLETGRIYTHNYPLLSLQNSGLKKMGEVHLAIRFSCTSMTNMINLYFKPHLPKMHYTKPLNIFEQEKLKYQAMIIVAARLGRTEPPLRKEVVEYMSDSDSHLWSMRKSKANITRLKSVFSGLISVGSWLMEISTWQNSITTVLVHILYMMLVCFPRLILPTMFLYMFIIGMWKWRFRPRYPPHMDTRLSCADQTNPDEFDEEFDPFPTKKSQDIVRWRYDRLRSLAGRVQSVVGDIATQGERLHALLNWRDPRATTIFMLFSLVAALVLYVVPSQLVFLLVGFYLMRHPKLRGKLPPAPLNFFRRLPALTDSML from the coding sequence ATGAACAGTCTCAAGCTAGGTATTGAAGTTATTGGTGCTCATGACCTTGTGGCCAAAGATGGACAAGGATCATCTACTACTTTTGTAGAACTTGAATTTGATGATCAGAAATTTCGTACAACAACTAAAGATAAAGATCTTAGTCCAATTTGGAATGAGATTTTTTACTTCAACATTACTGATCCAAGCAAGTTACCAAACCTCAATCTTGATGCTTGTATTTACCACTATAACAACAAAAGCAATGCCTCCAAAATCCCTCTTGGTAAGGTTAGGCTTACCGGAACCTCATTTGTTCCGTATTCTGACGCTGTTGTATTACACTATCCTCTTGAAAAGAAAGGCATTTTTTCGCGCACGAAAGGTGAACTTGGTTTGAAGGTATTCATTATAGATGACCCTTCTTTAAGAGCCTCAAATCCTCTACCTGCTATGCAAGAACCCTTTGTCAACAATGTAATCAATAGTACAGATGAAAGTCTTGCACAAGATCAAATACCGGCGTCATTTACAAATCAAATCCTCAACAATgtgtttaaaaagaaaaatgagtcAGTGCACACATTTCACAACCTTCCTAAATCAAATGATGGAAAGGAAAAGAAATCAAATGTAACATTTGGGATGCATGAGATGAAATCTGGACAGTCTGCTCCAAAAGTTGTTAAAGCGTTTGCAGGAGGCGCAGCAGCGTCTGCAATGGACTACGGAGTAAAAGAGACAAGTCCTTCTCTTGgaggtggaaaagttgttggtGGAAGAATTCTTCGCGGGAGCAATAAACCGCCTAGCAGCACTTATGACCTTGTAGAACCAATGGAGTACCTTTTCGTACGAGTTGTGAAAGCTCGTGACCTTCCAAGGATGGATTTGACCGGTAGCCTTGATCCCTATGTGGTGGTAAGGCTTGGAAACTTCAAAGGAACTACCAAACACTTTGAGAAAAACCAAAGCCCTGAATGGAACCAGGTATTTGCATTTGCCAAGGACAATCAACAAGCAACTACTCTTGAAGTTGTTGTCAAAGACAAGGACACAATACTTGATGATCTTGTTGGAACTGTGAGGTTTGATCTGTATGATGTTCCCAGGCGCGTTCCGCCTGATAGCCCTTTGGCTCCTCAGTGGTACAGAATTGTGAACAAAAAAGGCGAAATGATGAATACTGGAGAGATAATGCTTGCTGTCTGGAAAGGCACACAAGCTGACGAGGCTTTTTCAGATGCTTGGCATTCTGATTCAATGTCCCCTACTGGAAGCTTTCCAGCTAACTATACTCAGATTCGGTCCAAAGTGTACACTTCGCCGAGATTATGGTACCTACGCGTGAAAGTGATTGAGGCGCAAGACTTGGTTTCACCAGACGACAAGTCTAGAGCTCCGGATGCTTATGTTAAGTTGCAACATGGTAACCAGATTTTCAAGACAAAACCAGTTCAATCAAGGGTCAATAACCCGCGGTGGGATCAAGGTACGCTGTTTGTTGCTGCTGAACCTTTTGAAGAACCTTTGATCATTACAGTTGAAGACAAGAATGAGACTATTGGCAATGTTATTATTCCTTTGAACACAGTTGACAAGCGCGCTGACGATCGAACTATCCGTACCCGGTGGTATCCACTTTTAAAGTCCATGTCATCAGCAATGGAAGatggagaaaagaaaaagaaagaaaaggataAAGACAAGTTTGCGAGTCGAATTCATGTTAGTGTCTATCTTGATGGTGGATACCATGTGCTAGATGAATCAACTTATTACAGTAGTGATCTTAGGCCTACTTCAAGACAACTTTGGAAGAAGCCAATTGGTGTATTGGAACTTGGCATTTTGAATGCTGATGTACAACCAACCAAAAGTAGAGATGGAAGAGGGATCTCTGATGTATACTGTGTGGCAAAATATGGTCACAAATGGGTGCGAACTCGAACGGTCGTTGGTAATCTAAACCCGAAATTCAACGAGCAGTACACTTGGGAAGTTTACGATCCATCCACAGTTCTCACCCTTGGTGTGTTTGACAATGGACAGCTTAATGATTCAAATGACAGCAAAGATTCAAAGATCGGTAAGGTTCGGATAAGGCTCTCAACGTTGGAAACCGGTCGCATTTACACACACAATTATCCATTATTGTCGCTGCAAAATTCCGGTCTCAAGAAGATGGGCGAGGTTCATTTAGCCATCCGTTTCTCATGTACCTCAATGACCAACATGATTAATTTGTATTTCAAACCTCATTTGCCGAAGATGCACTATACAAAACCGCTCAACATATTCGAACAAGAAAAGTTGAAATACCAAGCTATGATTATTGTTGCAGCTAGACTTGGTAGGACAGAACCACCTCTTAGAAAAGAAGTGGTTGAGTACATGTCTGATTCAGACTCTCATCTATGGAGCATGAGAAAAAGCAAGGCAAATATAACCCGTCTGAAGTCAGTTTTTTCGGGACTAATATCAGTTGGAAGTTGGTTAATGGAAATTTCAACATGGCAGAATTCTATCACAACAGTATTAGTCCACATTCTTTACATGATGCTTGTTTGTTTCCCACGACTCATTCTACCAACCATGTTCCTCTACATGTTCATAATAGGTATGTGGAAGTGGAGGTTTCGCCCGAGATACCCTCCTCACATGGACACTAGACTTTCTTGTGCTGACCAGACAAATCCAGATGAGTTCGACGAAGAGTTTGATCCATTTCCAACCAAAAAAAGCCAGGATATAGTTCGTTGGAGGTACGATCGATTAAGGAGTTTGGCGGGGAGGGTTCAAAGTGTTGTCGGAGACATAGCAACACAAGGTGAGAGGCTACATGCACTACTAAACTGGAGGGACCCTCGTGCAACAACTATATTCATGTTGTTTTCTTTGGTGGCTGCATTAGTTTTGTATGTGGTACCTTCTCAGTTGGTTTTTCTTTTAGTTGGATTTTACTTAATGAGGCACCCTAAGTTAAGGGGTAAGTTACCACCTGCACCACTTAATTTCTTCAGAAGGTTACCTGCTCTTACTGATAGTATGTTGTAA
- the LOC123892845 gene encoding BTB/POZ domain-containing protein At3g08570-like — translation MVSENSISSSKHSSTTPKFCNSYTTRIFADVAGDITIVVDGDSFLLHKFPLVTLSGKIRKMVAEANKGSNVSNLELLNFPGGHQTFELAMKFCYGMNFEITPFNVARLRCAAAYLEMTEEYREQNLISRTDIYLNEIVFENLQRSVEVLSTCEMLPLNIVEEIEISKGCVEAIAMNACKEQLVSGLSKLDCDGESKELKDECVAWWIEDLSVLRFDFYQRVICTMGRMGIRSDNIIASLMHYAQTSLKGIGKCQIWNQSRTNSSPTTIEKDQRTIVETIVSLMPTDKSSSSIIPLTFLFGMLKMAIMLGATIPCRLELERRISFRLEMVSLDDLLIPSLQSGDSLFDVDTVHRLLVNFLQRIEEEETEDYGYESDGIGYNGHGSLLKVGQLIDAFLAEIAPDPCLSLQKFIALIEILPDYARVIDDGLYRAVDIYLKAHTALTEQECKKLCKFIDCQKLSQEACNHAAQNDRLPLQMVVQVLYFEQLRLKNAMSGSSGDVLLSQRISSGVPSAAMSPRDNYASLRRENRELKLEISRLRVRLSELEKEQLFMKQGMIDKAGNGKTFFTSLSKGIGRIANFSGQGGVKRQKSSRKSRGTEGKNGRSKRYSVS, via the exons atggtTTCTGAAAACTCCATCTCTTCTTCTAAGCACTCTTCTACTACTCCTAAATTTTGTAACTCTTACACTACCAG GATTTTTGCTGATGTTGCTGGTGACATTACAATTGTGGTTGATGGGGATTCATTTCTGCTGCATAAG TTTCCCTTGGTTACCCTAAGTGGGAAGATCCGAAAGATGGTTGCTGAAGCTAACAAGGGTTCAAATGTTTCAAATTTGGAGCTCCTCAATTTTCCAGGAGGACACCAGACATTTGAACTTGCCATGAAGTTCTGCTACGGGATGAATTTCGAGATTACACCGTTTAATGTTGCCCGACTGCGTTGTGCAGCCGCTTACCTAGAAATGACAGAAGAGTATCGGGAGCAAAACCTCatctcaagaacagatatttatCTGAATGAGATTGTCTTTGAAAATCTTCAGAGGTCAGTAGAAGTTCTATCTACCTGTGAGATGTTACCTCTAAATATAGTGGAGGAAATAGAAATCTCGAAAGGGTGCGTCGAAGCTATTGCAATGAATGCTTGCAAAGAGCAACTAGTTTCTGGTTTATCTAAATTAGACTGTGATGGTGAATCTAAGGAACTAAAGGATGAGTGTGTGGCATGGTGGATTGAAGATCTCTCAGTACTGCGTTTCGATTTCTACCAGAGAGTTATATGTACCATGGGAAGAATGGGGATTAGATCAGATAACATTATTGCTTCACTGATGCATTATGCTCAAACATCACTGAAAGGTATTGGGAAGTGTCAAATCTGGAATCAATCAAGGACAAATTCAAGTCCAACCACTATAGAAAAAGATCAGAGGACAATCGTCGAAACTATTGTTAGTCTCATGCCAACAGACAAAAGCAGCTCTTCCATCATTCCCTTGACTTTCTTGTTTGGCATGTTAAAGATGGCTATAATGTTGGGTGCCACAATTCCATGTAGGCTTGAGCTTGAAAGAAGGATATCATTTAGGTTGGAAATGGTTTCACTAGATGATCTTCTTATACCATCTCTTCAGAGTGGAGACTCCTTGTTTGATGTGGATACAGTTCATAGGTTACTGGTGAATTTCTTGCAGCGAATTGAAGAGGAAGAGACGGAAGACTACGGATATGAATCCGACGGAATTGGTTATAATGGACATGGTTCCCTGCTAAAAGTAGGGCAGCTTATTGATGCTTTTTTAGCAGAAATTGCACCTGATCCTTGCTTAAGTCTACAGAAATTCATTGCTTTGATTGAGATACTTCCTGATTATGCTCGTGTCATCGATGATGGCCTTTATAGAGCCGTCGACATTTATTTGAAG GCCCATACAGCATTAACAGAACAAGAATGCAAGAAACTTTGCAAGTTTATAGACTGTCAAAAGCTGTCTCAAGAAGCATGCAACCATGCTGCCCAGAATGACAGGCTTCCACTGCAAATGGTTGTACAAGTTTTGTATTTTGAGCAGCTGCGCTTGAAAAATGCCATGTCAGGAAGTTCAGGAGACGTGTTGCTATCACAGAGAATAAGTAGCGGTGTTCCAAGTGCAGCCATGTCCCCTAGGGATAACTATGCATCTCTGCGGAGAGAGAATCGAGAACTGAAACTGGAGATTTCAAGATTGAGGGTGAGGCTGAGTGAGTTGGAGAAGGAACAATTGTTCATGAAACAAGGCATGATTGATAAGGCAGGAAATGGAAAAACTTTTTTTACCTCACTTTCTAAGGGGATAGGAAGAATTGCAAATTTTAGCGGTCAAGGTGGAGTAAAGCGCCAGAAATCGAGTAGGAAGTCTCGGGGAACAGAGGGAAAAAATGGTAGGAGTAAGAGATATTCTGTCTCATAG
- the LOC123892846 gene encoding 4-hydroxybenzoate polyprenyltransferase, mitochondrial-like — MVSSLISRASRKFLKPTLLSSSFSSSIFNPLIPSHPNPSQNISITSFKPTHIGIYDHHFCKNVGSLSNFQLVVHISTSPLRLGQDKENKNQSSISSCNVSSGGGVSWIDLYLHTSVQPYARLARLDKPIGTWLLLWPCVWSITLAAPPGHLPDLKMLALFGCGALLLRGAGCTINDLIDRDIDTKVERTKLRPVASGILTPFQGLSFLGFQLLLGLGILLQLNNYSRVLGASSLLLVFSYPLMKRFTFWPQAFLGLTFNWGALLGWAAVKGNLDPSIVLPLYASGVCWTLVYDTIYAHQDKEDDLKVGVKSTALRFGDSTKEWLTGFGIASLSSLALSGFNAELGWPYYAFLGVASGHLGWQIWTVDLSSRSDCNRKFVSNKWYGAIIFGGILAGRLSL; from the exons ATGGTTTCTTCTTTGATTTCTCGTGCTTCACGGAAGTTTCTCAAACCTACTCTCCTTTCTTCTAGCTTCTCCTCTTCTATTTTCAATCCCTTGATTCCCTCTCATCCAAATCCCAGTCAAAATATTTCAATCACTTCATTTAAGCCAACCCACATTGGGATTTATGATCATCACTTTTGTAAAAATGTTGGGTCACTCTCAAATTTTCAACTTGTTGTGCATATTTCTACATCACCTTTGAGATTAGGTCAGGATAAGGAAAACAAGAATCAGAGTAGTATTAGTAGTTGTAACGTCAGTAGTGGAGGGGGTGTCTCTTGGATTGATTTGTACTTGCATACGTCGGTTCAGCCTTATGCTCGCCTTGCTCGCCTCGATAAACCGATTGGAACGTGGCTGCTGCTATGGCCTTGTGTGTG GTCAATAACCTTGGCTGCACCCCCGGGGCATCTTCCTGATTTGAAAATGTTGGCTCTGTTTGGATGTGGGGCTTTGCTTTTGAGAGGTGCTGGGTGTACTATTAATGATCTTATTGATCGGGATATTGATACAAAG GTAGAACGTACAAAATTGAGACCTGTGGCAAGTGGTATTTTGACACCATTTCAAGGACTTTCTTTTCTTGGATTTCAACTGCTTTTGGGTCTTGGTATTCTTCTACAACTGAATAATTATAG CCGTGTTTTGGGCGCCTCATCCTTGTTGCTTGTCTTCTCATATCCATTAATGAAGAGGTTTACATTTTGG CCTCAAGCATTTCTTGGCCTGACCTTTAATTGGGGGGCTCTGTTGGGATGGGCAGCAGTTAAAGGAAATCTGGATCCATCTATTGTGCTGCCACTTTATGCCTCTGGAGTTTGTTGGACTCTTGTGTATGATACTATCTACGCACATCAG GATAAAGAAGATGACTTGAAAGTGGGAGTTAAATCAACAGCTTTACGCTTCGGTGATTCAACTAAGGAGTGGCTTACTGGGTTTGGGATCGCAAGCCTTAGTAGTCTTGCTCTCAGTGGATTTAATGCTGAACtag GGTGGCCATATTATGCATTTCTGGGAGTTGCATCTGGACATTTAGGCTGGCAAATATGGACAGTTGACCTTTCTTCTCGTTCTGATTGCAATAGGAA ATTTGTATCAAATAAGTGGTATGGAGCTATCATATTTGGTGGAATCCTAGCTGGAAGACTATCATTATAG